One window of the Colletotrichum lupini chromosome 9, complete sequence genome contains the following:
- a CDS encoding CVNH domain-containing protein, with translation MSNFHHSAQDTRVDDGHILRARLQNGNGDFVDAECNLNDCLGNDNGRFDWGGRGFADSAESIRFEFEGDQPILRARLFNVEGQAIDADVNLCERLNESKTKA, from the exons ATGTCCAACTTCCACCACTCCGCCCAGGACACCCGCGTCGACGACGGCCATATCCTGCGCGCCCGTCTCCAGAACGGCAACGGCGACTTCGTCGACGCCGAGTGCAACCTCAACGACTGCCTCGGCAACGACAACGGCCGTTTCGACTGGGGTGGCCGCG GCTTCGCTGATTCCGCCGAGAGCATCCGCTTCGAGTTCGAGGGCGACCAGCCCATCCTCCGCGCCCGCCTCTTCAACGTTGAGGGCCAGGCCATCGACGCCGACGTGAACCTGTGCGAGCGCTT AAACGAATCAAAAACGAAAGCTTGA